In a single window of the Salvelinus namaycush isolate Seneca chromosome 6, SaNama_1.0, whole genome shotgun sequence genome:
- the si:ch211-244b2.4 gene encoding protein mono-ADP-ribosyltransferase PARP12, whose translation MASSSVNDPSQGNSYQENFSCSESNSESSATEEESDSDAAGPSQRHTPSTSAQCQQDQEEPCRYYNSGCCRDGKRCHYRHICKYALRGNCRYGAKCHLKHPSSSSDRDGGGGRRDRRRSSSGGRGGGREGEEATGPGKGLHLEVRHVLGCNKVREGGRGGDRARERSSSRGAQRDFSGPYKWQLEDGHGWKDIANDHILEAQYSQPNNKGINIYNTPYGAVSIDFKAMRVRGKKNLRVRRLDGQQTEWIWFYSTSKGWIKYGEKDSKGNPGPIQSSEIEQKFQRNRNGCLTFNIGSDTFEIRFRQMRQVNGKRKRKVVRRPQYQPPQSGNLIGRVTSAFQRVKMSPAGQSESPEWQFGGKSGRWHTFKDSADIEDQYQQDFNGSMSFTVNGQTYKLDFSAMKQTNQSTRVTRNIRRV comes from the exons ACCCAAGTCAAGGGAACAGCTACCAGGAGAACTTCAGCTGCTCTGAGAGTAACTCTGAGAGCAGTGCTACAGAAGAGGAATCAGACAGTGATGCAGCAGGACCCAGTCAGAGGCACACTCCATCTACCTCAGCCCAGTGTCAGCAG GATCAGGAAGAGCCTTGCCGGTACTACAACAGCGGTTGCTGCCGGGATGGGAAAAGATGCCACTACCGACACATCTGCAAATATGCCTTGAGAGGCAACTGTCGCTATGGAGCCAAGTGTCACCTCAAGCACCCCAGCTCCTCCTCTGACAGGGATGGAGGTGGTGGGAGGAGGGACAGAAGGAGGTCTTcatctggagggagaggaggag ggagggagggagaggaggcgaCCGGGCCAGGGAAAGGTCTTCATCTAGAGGTGAGACATGTACTAGGCTGTAATaaggtcagggagggagggagaggaggagaccgGGCCAGGGAAAGGTCTTCATCTAGAG GGGCTCAGCGTGACTTTAGCGGGCCCTACAAATGGCAGTTGGAAGATGGACATGGCTGGAAGGACATAGCCAACGATCACATTCTGGAGGCACAGTACTCCCAACCCAACAATAAGGGCATCAATATCTACAACACCCCCTACGG agcagTGAGTATTGATTTCAAGGCGATGAGAGTCCGCGGTAAGAAGAATCTGAGGGTGAGGCGTTTGGATGGTCAGCAGACAGAGTGGATCTGGTTCTACTCAACTAGCAAAGGCTGGATCAAGTATGGAGAAAAG GATTCCAAGGGAAACCCAGGCCCCATCCAGAGTTCTGAGATCGAGCAGAAATTCCAACGCAACCGTAACGGTTGTCTTACATTCAACATCGGCTCCGATACCTTCGAGATCCGATTCAGAC aaaTGAGACAGGTGAACggcaagaggaagaggaaagtTGTCCGTCGTCCACAGTACCAACCACCTCAAAGCGGAAATCT AATTGGTCGAGTGACGTCTGCTTTCCAGAGAGTGAAGATGTCCCCAGCGGGCCAGAGTGAATCTCCAGAGTGGCAGTTTGGGGGGAAAAGTGGGCGATGGCACACCTTCAAAGACAGTGCTGACATTGAAGACCAGTACCAGCAGGACTTCAATGGATCCATGTCCTTCACTGTCAACGGACAGACCTACAAGCTGGACTTTTCAG CCATGAAGCAAACCAACCAGTCTACAAGGGTGACGCGCAACATCAGGCGTGTCTAG